The proteins below come from a single Erythrobacter sp. SG61-1L genomic window:
- a CDS encoding VOC family protein, whose product MSLRPFHLAFPVRDLAEARAFWGSVMGCPEGRSSDHWIDFDFYGHQIVTHLAPDAAAANANNPVDGHNVPVPHFGIVLTLADWQDLADRLKAAGVEFAIEPYIRFKGLPGEQATMFFRDPSGNAIEMKAFADLNQLFATE is encoded by the coding sequence ATGAGCCTGCGCCCTTTCCACCTCGCCTTTCCCGTCCGTGACCTTGCAGAGGCCCGCGCCTTTTGGGGCAGTGTCATGGGCTGTCCGGAAGGGCGCAGCAGCGATCACTGGATCGACTTCGATTTCTATGGCCACCAGATCGTCACCCATCTGGCGCCCGATGCAGCGGCGGCCAATGCCAATAATCCGGTGGATGGCCACAATGTGCCCGTGCCCCATTTCGGCATCGTGCTGACGCTGGCTGACTGGCAGGATCTGGCCGACCGGCTGAAGGCGGCGGGCGTGGAATTCGCAATTGAGCCTTACATCCGCTTCAAGGGCCTTCCCGGCGAGCAGGCAACGATGTTCTTCCGCGATCCGTCTGGCAATGCCATCGAGATGAAGGCCTTTGCCGATCTGAACCAGTTGTTCGCCACAGAGTGA
- a CDS encoding PepSY domain-containing protein gives MARSTTMQRFARWHIWLGWLAGFPILMWTVTGLFMAARPIGEVRGEHLLARPAAVDTGALVIPPRLGTVKDMSLAEQADGPVWIVTQTDGARYRYSARDGTVLGPVTKDEARAIADRAYIGTARLEGVTYFPGDVAPSDLRQPIDSWQARFSDGTHLYIADVTGEVVAVRTGFWRAYDFMWGLHIMDLKTRENAHHAILLIFASISVIGALLGCILMFRRRKARVKAS, from the coding sequence ATGGCAAGATCGACCACCATGCAGCGTTTCGCGCGCTGGCATATCTGGCTGGGCTGGCTGGCGGGCTTCCCGATCCTGATGTGGACCGTGACCGGCCTGTTCATGGCCGCCCGCCCCATTGGCGAGGTGCGCGGGGAACATCTGCTGGCGCGCCCTGCAGCCGTCGACACGGGAGCGCTGGTGATTCCGCCCCGGCTGGGCACGGTGAAGGACATGAGCCTTGCCGAACAGGCCGACGGGCCCGTGTGGATCGTGACCCAGACCGACGGTGCCCGCTATCGCTATTCCGCCCGCGACGGAACTGTGCTCGGCCCCGTAACGAAGGACGAAGCGCGTGCCATTGCCGACCGTGCCTATATCGGCACGGCACGGCTGGAAGGCGTCACCTATTTTCCCGGCGATGTCGCTCCATCCGATCTGCGTCAGCCCATCGACAGCTGGCAGGCCCGTTTCTCGGACGGCACCCATCTCTATATTGCGGATGTGACCGGCGAAGTCGTCGCCGTGCGCACCGGCTTCTGGCGGGCCTATGATTTCATGTGGGGCCTGCACATCATGGATCTGAAGACGCGTGAGAACGCACATCATGCGATCCTGCTGATCTTCGCCAGTATCTCTGTAATAGGCGCCCTCCTCGGCTGCATCCTGATGTTCCGCCGCCGCAAGGCTCGGGTGAAAGCATCGTGA
- a CDS encoding trimeric intracellular cation channel family protein, translated as MSASATLALPPALDVAGVAVFALSGALLAAQMRQTFVTMGFFALVTGVGGGSVRDVLLGVPAFWLHDPWIAPVILGVALVAWFTPHRWWEGQLLEWLDAVGLAVFSVLGTAKALSLGATPVPAAILGIVTGCVGGIIRDVLAGLPSILLRPELYVTAAALSAFICAAGLALNLNSPLVWSIAALAGFGLRGAALRWGLYLPTYSRGGTQPPGAS; from the coding sequence GTGAGCGCCAGCGCGACACTGGCCCTGCCCCCGGCACTCGATGTGGCGGGCGTGGCCGTATTCGCGCTCAGCGGAGCGCTGCTGGCCGCACAGATGCGCCAGACCTTCGTCACCATGGGCTTCTTCGCGCTGGTCACCGGCGTTGGCGGCGGATCGGTGCGCGACGTGCTGCTGGGTGTGCCGGCCTTCTGGCTGCATGATCCATGGATCGCCCCGGTGATCCTGGGCGTGGCGCTGGTTGCCTGGTTCACGCCGCATCGCTGGTGGGAAGGTCAGTTGCTGGAATGGCTGGATGCCGTCGGCCTGGCGGTGTTTTCCGTGCTGGGCACGGCCAAGGCGCTTTCGCTGGGTGCCACTCCCGTTCCTGCGGCCATTCTGGGCATTGTGACGGGCTGCGTCGGCGGGATAATCCGCGACGTGCTTGCGGGGCTCCCCTCGATCCTCCTGCGGCCGGAACTCTATGTGACGGCTGCGGCTCTATCCGCATTCATTTGTGCAGCGGGGCTGGCCCTGAACCTCAATTCGCCGCTGGTATGGAGCATTGCCGCGCTGGCAGGATTTGGCCTGCGGGGCGCGGCATTGCGTTGGGGCCTCTACCTGCCGACCTATTCGCGCGGCGGCACTCAGCCGCCCGGGGCTTCGTAA
- the rplQ gene encoding 50S ribosomal protein L17 has translation MRHKLSGRKLQRKSGHRAALMRNLAAALIKHEQIQTTTPKAKELRPYVEKLITLAKRGGLSNRRLAHSRVLDEVQEKKLFDVLAARYAGRDGGYTRIIKAGIRASDAAPIAIIELVDRDVEAKGQDSGPVMSEELDMAEA, from the coding sequence ATGCGTCACAAACTTTCCGGCCGCAAGCTGCAGCGCAAGTCCGGCCATCGCGCCGCCCTTATGCGCAACCTGGCTGCCGCGCTGATCAAGCACGAGCAGATCCAGACCACCACGCCCAAGGCCAAGGAACTGCGCCCCTATGTCGAAAAGCTGATCACGCTGGCGAAGCGTGGCGGCCTGTCGAACCGTCGTCTCGCGCATTCGCGCGTGCTGGACGAAGTGCAGGAAAAGAAGCTCTTCGACGTTCTGGCCGCACGCTATGCCGGCCGTGACGGTGGCTATACCCGCATCATCAAGGCTGGTATCCGCGCTTCGGACGCCGCCCCCATCGCGATCATCGAACTGGTTGACCGCGACGTGGAAGCCAAGGGCCAGGATAGCGGCCCGGTGATGAGCGAAGAGCTGGACATGGCCGAAGCCTGA
- a CDS encoding DNA-directed RNA polymerase subunit alpha, producing MSVNMKNWQELKKPNSLEVKAGGDGRRKATFIAEPLERGFGLTLGNALRRVLLSSLQGAAITSIKIENVLHEFSSLAGVREDVTDIVLNVKQIALKMEGEGPKRLQLSATGPAEVKAGDIAVTGDIEVMNKDLVICHLDEGATLNMELTADTGKGYVPAVSNRPVDAPIGLIPVDSLYSPIKQVSYKVENARVGQELDYDKLSLTVETDGTVTPEDAVAYAARILQDQLTLFVHFEDGIPQPSSPMIGIAAQPEESDANQLNRYLLKKVDELELSVRSANCLKNDNIIYIGDLVQKTEAEMLRTPNFGRKSLNEIKEVLSSMGLRLGMDIPGWPPENIEEMAKKLEQELLG from the coding sequence ATGTCCGTCAACATGAAGAACTGGCAGGAACTCAAGAAGCCCAACAGCCTGGAAGTGAAGGCCGGAGGCGACGGCCGCCGCAAGGCGACCTTCATTGCCGAACCGCTGGAGCGCGGTTTCGGCCTGACGCTGGGCAACGCCCTGCGCCGCGTGCTGCTGTCCTCACTGCAGGGCGCTGCGATCACCTCGATCAAGATCGAGAACGTGCTGCATGAATTCTCCTCGCTCGCAGGCGTGCGCGAGGACGTGACCGACATCGTCCTGAACGTGAAGCAGATCGCGCTCAAGATGGAAGGCGAAGGCCCGAAGCGGCTGCAGCTTTCGGCGACCGGCCCCGCTGAAGTGAAGGCGGGCGACATTGCCGTTACCGGCGACATCGAGGTGATGAACAAGGATCTCGTGATCTGCCATCTCGACGAAGGTGCCACGCTGAACATGGAACTCACCGCCGATACGGGCAAGGGCTATGTCCCGGCGGTTTCCAACCGTCCCGTTGACGCGCCGATCGGCCTGATCCCGGTGGACTCGCTCTATTCGCCGATCAAGCAGGTCAGCTACAAGGTCGAGAACGCCCGCGTGGGCCAGGAACTGGACTACGACAAGCTGAGCCTGACGGTTGAAACCGACGGCACTGTCACGCCGGAAGACGCAGTGGCCTATGCCGCTCGTATCCTGCAGGACCAGCTGACCCTGTTCGTCCACTTCGAAGACGGCATTCCGCAGCCTTCCAGCCCGATGATCGGCATTGCCGCTCAGCCGGAAGAATCGGACGCCAACCAGCTCAACCGCTACCTCCTCAAGAAGGTGGACGAGCTGGAACTGTCGGTGCGTTCGGCCAACTGCCTCAAGAACGACAACATCATCTATATCGGCGATCTGGTTCAGAAGACCGAAGCAGAGATGCTGCGCACGCCGAATTTCGGCCGCAAGTCGCTCAACGAGATCAAGGAAGTCCTCAGCTCCATGGGCCTGCGCCTTGGCATGGACATCCCTGGCTGGCCGCCCGAGAACATCGAGGAAATGGCCAAGAAGCTCGAGCAGGAACTGCTGGGCTAA
- the rpsK gene encoding 30S ribosomal protein S11 — translation MAREPQRIKRRERKNITSGVAHVNASFNNTMITITDAQGNAISWSSAGMMGFKGSRKSTPYAAQVAADDAGKKAAEHGVRTLEVEVKGPGSGRESALRALQAVGFTITSIRDVTPIPHNGVRPSKRRRV, via the coding sequence ATGGCACGCGAACCCCAGCGCATTAAGCGCCGCGAGCGTAAGAACATCACCAGCGGCGTCGCTCACGTGAACGCCAGCTTCAACAACACCATGATCACCATCACCGACGCCCAGGGCAATGCCATCAGCTGGTCCTCGGCCGGCATGATGGGCTTCAAGGGCAGCCGCAAGTCGACGCCGTATGCCGCGCAGGTCGCAGCTGACGACGCCGGCAAGAAGGCCGCCGAACACGGCGTGCGCACCCTGGAAGTCGAAGTTAAGGGCCCGGGTTCGGGCCGCGAGAGCGCCCTGCGCGCCCTGCAGGCGGTGGGTTTCACCATCACCTCTATCCGCGACGTTACGCCGATCCCGCACAATGGCGTGCGGCCTTCCAAGCGTCGCCGCGTCTGA
- the rpsM gene encoding 30S ribosomal protein S13 produces MARIAGVNIPTNKRVIIALTYIHGIGPKSAKDIADKLGIEHSRRVQDLSDAEVLQIREAIDAGYTVEGDLRRNTAMNIKRLMDLACYRGLRHRKGLPVRGQRTHTNARTRKGKAKPIAGKKK; encoded by the coding sequence GTGGCTCGTATTGCCGGGGTAAATATCCCCACCAACAAGCGCGTAATCATCGCGCTCACCTACATTCACGGTATCGGCCCCAAGTCGGCCAAGGACATCGCGGACAAGCTGGGCATCGAACACAGCCGCCGCGTTCAGGATCTTTCCGATGCGGAAGTCCTGCAGATCCGCGAAGCGATCGACGCCGGCTACACCGTGGAAGGTGACCTTCGCCGTAACACCGCGATGAACATCAAGCGCCTGATGGACCTGGCCTGCTATCGCGGCCTCCGCCATCGCAAGGGCCTGCCCGTCCGTGGTCAGCGCACGCACACCAATGCGCGCACTCGCAAGGGCAAGGCTAAGCCGATCGCAGGTAAGAAGAAGTAA
- a CDS encoding adenylate kinase produces MNIILLGPPGAGKGTQAKRLVERHGMRQLSTGDMLRAAVKAETPTGLRVKAVMEAGELVSDEIVSALISDELEAMGKGTGAIFDGYPRTAEQAHALDEILAAHGRTLGHVIELEVDEDALVERITGRFTCAKCGQGYHDKFEQPKVAGVCDKCGGTEFKRRPDDNEETVRTRLAEYRAKTAPILPIYEARGIVSRVDGMADIDVVTAGIEAILGN; encoded by the coding sequence ATGAACATCATTCTTCTTGGGCCTCCGGGCGCGGGCAAGGGGACGCAGGCAAAGCGTCTCGTTGAACGCCACGGGATGCGCCAGCTTTCGACGGGCGACATGCTGCGCGCCGCGGTGAAGGCGGAAACACCGACTGGCCTTCGCGTGAAGGCAGTGATGGAAGCAGGTGAGCTGGTCTCGGATGAGATCGTCTCGGCGCTGATTTCCGACGAGCTGGAAGCCATGGGCAAGGGCACCGGCGCGATCTTCGACGGCTATCCGCGCACGGCCGAGCAGGCCCACGCGCTGGACGAAATTCTGGCTGCGCATGGTCGCACGCTTGGTCACGTGATCGAGCTTGAAGTGGACGAGGATGCTCTGGTCGAGCGTATCACCGGTCGCTTCACCTGCGCCAAATGCGGGCAGGGCTATCACGACAAGTTCGAGCAGCCCAAGGTCGCCGGTGTGTGCGACAAGTGCGGCGGCACCGAATTCAAGCGTCGTCCCGATGACAATGAGGAAACCGTGCGTACGCGTCTGGCTGAATATCGCGCCAAGACCGCGCCGATTCTTCCGATCTACGAGGCGCGCGGCATTGTCAGCCGGGTCGACGGGATGGCCGACATCGACGTTGTGACGGCGGGCATCGAGGCAATTCTCGGCAACTGA
- the secY gene encoding preprotein translocase subunit SecY produces MASRADNIASNLNLANFSKATELKQRIWFTIGALIVFRFLSFVPLPGVNPLILEDLYSQTRGGILDLFNTFSGGSLERMSLIALGIMPYITASIVVQLAASLHPALAAIKKEGESGRKKLNQYTRYGAVFLTAVQGWFLASGLESYGAQSGLQAVVEPGLSFRIVAVISLIGGTMFLLWLGEQITSRGIGNGVSLIIMAGIVAQFPTFTANMFEGGRSGSINPFVIVGFIGMVVGLVLLICFMERAQRRLLIQYPKRASQNGMMQADRSHLPLKLNTAGVIPPIFASSLLLLPLTISQFAGNSVSTDSTLGGVIVTLNQYLQHGQPIYMTLYAIGIVFFCFFYTAVVFNPEETADNLKKNGGFIPGIRPGKNTATYLDYVLTRITVIGAIYLTVVCCLPEYMIAQTGVPLFLGGTSLLIVVNVTVDTITQIQSHLLAHQYGDLIKKAKLKGRLR; encoded by the coding sequence ATGGCATCACGCGCCGACAATATCGCGAGCAACCTCAATCTCGCCAACTTCTCGAAGGCGACCGAGCTCAAGCAGCGAATCTGGTTCACGATCGGCGCGCTGATCGTCTTCCGTTTCCTGAGCTTCGTCCCGCTGCCCGGCGTCAATCCGCTGATCCTCGAGGATCTCTACTCGCAGACGCGCGGCGGCATTCTCGACCTGTTCAACACTTTTTCGGGCGGTAGCCTTGAGCGCATGAGCCTCATCGCGCTCGGCATCATGCCCTACATCACGGCCTCGATCGTGGTGCAGCTCGCAGCCTCGCTTCATCCCGCACTCGCGGCGATCAAGAAGGAAGGCGAAAGCGGGCGCAAGAAACTCAACCAGTATACCCGCTATGGCGCTGTGTTCCTCACGGCGGTGCAGGGCTGGTTCCTCGCGTCGGGCCTTGAAAGCTATGGTGCGCAAAGCGGCCTGCAGGCCGTGGTGGAACCTGGTCTCTCTTTCCGCATCGTGGCGGTGATCAGCCTTATCGGCGGCACCATGTTCCTGCTGTGGCTGGGTGAGCAGATCACCTCGCGCGGCATCGGCAATGGCGTGTCGCTCATCATCATGGCCGGTATCGTTGCCCAGTTCCCGACCTTCACTGCGAACATGTTCGAAGGCGGTCGCTCGGGTTCGATCAATCCCTTCGTGATCGTTGGCTTCATCGGCATGGTCGTGGGCCTGGTGCTGCTGATCTGTTTCATGGAGCGTGCCCAGCGGCGCCTGCTGATCCAGTATCCCAAGCGAGCGAGCCAAAACGGCATGATGCAGGCCGATCGCAGCCACTTGCCGCTCAAGCTCAACACCGCCGGCGTGATTCCGCCGATCTTCGCCAGCTCGCTGCTGCTGCTGCCGCTGACGATCAGCCAGTTCGCCGGCAATTCGGTCAGCACGGACAGCACGCTGGGCGGCGTTATCGTGACACTCAACCAGTATCTTCAGCATGGCCAGCCGATCTACATGACGCTGTATGCCATCGGCATTGTGTTCTTCTGCTTCTTCTACACCGCTGTGGTGTTCAACCCGGAAGAGACGGCCGACAATCTGAAGAAGAACGGCGGCTTCATTCCCGGTATCCGTCCGGGCAAGAATACCGCTACCTATCTGGATTACGTCCTGACGCGCATCACCGTGATCGGTGCAATCTACCTCACTGTGGTATGCTGTCTTCCCGAATACATGATCGCGCAGACCGGCGTTCCGCTGTTTCTCGGCGGCACCAGCCTGCTGATCGTGGTGAACGTGACTGTGGATACAATTACCCAGATCCAGTCGCACCTTCTGGCGCACCAGTACGGTGACCTTATCAAGAAGGCTAAGCTGAAAGGCCGACTGCGCTGA
- the rplO gene encoding 50S ribosomal protein L15 has protein sequence MKLNEIRDNAGARKGRMRIGRGIGSGKGKTGGRGQKGAKARSGVSIAGFEGGQMPLHMRIPKRGFNNPFGKDYAEVNIGMIQKFIDAGKLDIKGTVDHAALQAAGLARGGKDGVRLLGKGELSAKVSFKVAGASKGAVAAVEKAGGSVELLAAAAPAAEASE, from the coding sequence ATGAAACTGAACGAAATCCGTGACAATGCTGGCGCCCGCAAGGGTCGTATGCGTATCGGCCGTGGTATCGGCTCCGGCAAGGGCAAGACTGGCGGTCGCGGCCAGAAGGGTGCCAAGGCACGCTCCGGTGTTTCGATCGCCGGATTCGAAGGCGGCCAGATGCCGCTTCACATGCGCATCCCGAAGCGCGGCTTCAACAATCCCTTCGGCAAGGACTATGCCGAAGTGAACATCGGCATGATCCAGAAGTTCATCGATGCCGGCAAGCTCGACATCAAGGGCACTGTCGATCACGCTGCGCTGCAGGCTGCAGGCCTTGCCCGCGGTGGCAAGGATGGCGTGCGTCTGCTCGGCAAGGGCGAACTTTCGGCCAAGGTTTCCTTCAAGGTTGCCGGTGCCAGCAAGGGCGCTGTGGCAGCCGTGGAAAAGGCCGGCGGTTCGGTGGAACTGCTCGCTGCAGCCGCTCCTGCGGCCGAAGCTTCCGAATAA
- a CDS encoding acyltransferase yields MDGRGAAQGTARMERAAANRPYLSLVDGVRGIAALSVLFYHYVHFFMSGSDRRKVPGYLDLFPAREVLWPAYEWGYFAVQVFWLISGFVFAHVYYGHRVGTRSFVVNRIARLYPLHLLTLLVVTVLQFVALHRLGYTPIYGKFDWQHFVAQLFMASDWIRTGLSFNGPVWSVSVEIAIYAVFWLTRGFARRFGAFFTIGMALGFAWADHKWGAHSGVFSCGSYFFAGCTLSVLREGRMGQGWFLPVLGTLLFAAGLAVTLQWGVWGWRAFGLTGMFGALFLLLAQWQNRAPAWLDRGCEWLGENTYGVYLWHFPIQLAMMLVLMPAIKTQEIAQNGWFLVLFFVLAVAMARISYVWFERPMRDFLRERLGGSRHAARDAAKGG; encoded by the coding sequence ATGGACGGCAGAGGCGCAGCACAGGGTACGGCCAGGATGGAAAGGGCGGCTGCAAACCGGCCCTATCTTTCGCTCGTCGATGGCGTGCGCGGGATCGCTGCGCTTTCGGTGCTGTTCTATCATTACGTGCATTTTTTCATGTCAGGTTCCGACCGCCGCAAGGTGCCCGGTTATCTCGACCTGTTTCCGGCACGCGAAGTGCTCTGGCCAGCCTATGAATGGGGCTATTTCGCGGTTCAGGTCTTCTGGTTGATCTCCGGCTTCGTCTTCGCACATGTCTATTACGGGCATCGCGTCGGAACTCGCAGTTTCGTGGTGAACCGCATTGCCCGGCTCTATCCGCTTCATCTGCTGACCCTGCTGGTGGTGACGGTGCTGCAATTCGTTGCGCTGCACCGGCTTGGCTATACGCCGATCTACGGCAAGTTCGACTGGCAGCATTTCGTTGCCCAGCTCTTCATGGCTTCGGACTGGATTCGCACCGGCCTTTCGTTCAACGGGCCGGTCTGGTCGGTCTCGGTCGAGATTGCGATTTATGCGGTGTTTTGGCTCACGCGCGGATTCGCCCGGCGTTTCGGGGCCTTCTTCACGATCGGCATGGCGCTGGGCTTCGCCTGGGCGGACCACAAATGGGGGGCGCATTCTGGCGTCTTTTCCTGCGGTTCCTATTTCTTTGCCGGCTGCACGCTCAGCGTCCTGCGTGAAGGGCGAATGGGGCAGGGGTGGTTCCTGCCCGTACTTGGCACTTTACTTTTCGCTGCGGGCCTGGCGGTCACGCTTCAATGGGGCGTCTGGGGCTGGCGCGCCTTTGGCCTTACCGGCATGTTCGGCGCGCTGTTCCTCCTGCTGGCGCAATGGCAGAACAGGGCGCCCGCCTGGCTCGATCGCGGCTGCGAGTGGCTGGGGGAGAACACCTATGGCGTTTATCTGTGGCACTTTCCCATCCAGCTGGCGATGATGCTGGTGCTGATGCCAGCCATCAAGACGCAGGAGATCGCGCAGAATGGGTGGTTCCTGGTGCTGTTCTTCGTGCTGGCGGTCGCGATGGCGCGCATCAGCTACGTCTGGTTCGAGCGGCCCATGCGGGACTTCCTGCGCGAACGGCTAGGCGGTTCGCGCCACGCGGCGAGAGATGCTGCCAAAGGGGGGTGA
- the rpmD gene encoding 50S ribosomal protein L30 has translation MAKIKIKQIGSPIRRPESQKKILIGLGLGKMHRVVEVEDTPEVRGAIAKLPHMVEVVG, from the coding sequence ATGGCAAAGATCAAGATCAAGCAGATCGGTTCGCCGATCCGCCGGCCCGAAAGCCAGAAGAAGATCCTCATCGGTCTGGGCCTGGGCAAGATGCACCGCGTGGTCGAGGTGGAAGACACCCCGGAAGTGCGCGGCGCAATCGCCAAGCTGCCCCATATGGTGGAAGTGGTCGGCTGA
- the rpsE gene encoding 30S ribosomal protein S5, which translates to MADENNNEQTPETTGAVEAAVATTTEETREGRGGRGRGRGGDRGERGERGRGRRDDRRGGRGGEEEAGEELIEKLVHINRVSKTVKGGKRFGFAALVVVGDGKGRVGFGHGKAREVPEAITKATASAKKKMIRVPLKEGRTLHHDGKGRFGAGKVNVRTAPAGTGIIAGGPMRAVFESLGVHDVVTKSVGTSNPYNMIRATFDALTNQTSPKSVAQRRGKKVADLLGRGGANEAEAEADAAALTE; encoded by the coding sequence ATGGCTGACGAGAACAACAACGAACAGACCCCGGAAACCACCGGCGCTGTCGAAGCCGCAGTGGCAACCACCACTGAGGAAACCCGTGAAGGCCGTGGTGGCCGTGGCCGTGGCCGCGGTGGTGACCGTGGCGAGCGCGGTGAACGCGGCCGTGGCCGCCGTGACGATCGCCGTGGCGGCCGTGGCGGTGAGGAAGAAGCGGGTGAAGAGCTGATCGAGAAGCTCGTTCACATCAACCGCGTCTCCAAGACGGTTAAGGGCGGTAAGCGCTTCGGTTTCGCTGCGCTGGTCGTGGTGGGTGACGGCAAGGGCCGCGTGGGCTTCGGCCACGGCAAGGCTCGCGAAGTGCCGGAAGCCATCACCAAGGCTACCGCTTCGGCGAAGAAGAAGATGATCCGCGTGCCGCTGAAGGAAGGCCGCACGCTGCATCACGACGGCAAGGGCCGTTTCGGTGCAGGCAAGGTGAACGTGCGTACCGCCCCGGCGGGTACGGGCATCATCGCCGGTGGTCCGATGCGCGCCGTGTTCGAAAGCCTGGGCGTTCACGACGTGGTGACCAAGTCGGTCGGCACTTCGAACCCCTACAACATGATCCGCGCCACGTTTGATGCGCTGACCAACCAGACTTCGCCGAAGTCGGTTGCGCAGCGTCGCGGCAAGAAGGTCGCTGACCTGCTCGGCCGTGGCGGCGCCAACGAGGCGGAGGCTGAAGCCGACGCCGCTGCCCTGACGGAGTAA
- the rplR gene encoding 50S ribosomal protein L18, whose translation MAKLSLFERRRRRVRTALKSRAGGRPRLSVHRTGRHIYAQIIDDAEGRTVAAASTLGIKSSGANVDAASQVGKDIAAAAMKAGVTTVVFDRGGFLFHGRVKALADAAREGGLEF comes from the coding sequence ATGGCCAAGCTCTCCCTTTTCGAACGTCGCCGGCGCCGTGTGCGCACCGCGCTCAAGAGCCGTGCGGGCGGTCGTCCGCGTCTGTCGGTGCACCGCACCGGCCGTCACATCTACGCGCAGATCATCGATGACGCAGAAGGCCGCACTGTGGCTGCCGCGTCCACCTTGGGCATCAAGTCCAGCGGTGCAAATGTCGATGCTGCTTCGCAGGTGGGCAAGGACATCGCCGCCGCCGCCATGAAGGCTGGCGTGACCACCGTCGTGTTCGATCGCGGCGGCTTCCTGTTCCATGGCCGCGTCAAGGCGCTGGCCGACGCCGCGCGCGAAGGCGGGCTGGAGTTCTGA
- the rplF gene encoding 50S ribosomal protein L6, producing the protein MSRIGKVPVTIPSGVTADINDGILTVKGPKGTLTLGLADDVTYELQDGTISIRPANDSKRARSFWGMQRTLVANLVSGVTEGYTKVLEITGVGYRAQAQGAKLKLQLGYSHDVDLDVPAGLEVKTPDQTTVEITGIDKQMVGQFAAEVRRWRKPEPYKGKGIKYRGEYIFRKEGKKK; encoded by the coding sequence ATGAGCCGCATCGGTAAAGTGCCGGTGACGATCCCCAGTGGCGTCACCGCCGACATCAACGACGGTATTCTTACCGTGAAGGGCCCGAAGGGCACGCTCACGCTCGGTCTTGCCGACGATGTCACTTACGAGCTGCAGGACGGCACGATTTCGATCCGTCCGGCCAATGACAGCAAGCGGGCACGCTCCTTCTGGGGCATGCAGCGCACGCTGGTTGCCAATCTCGTGTCGGGCGTGACCGAAGGTTACACCAAGGTGCTGGAAATCACCGGTGTGGGTTATCGTGCGCAGGCCCAGGGCGCGAAGCTCAAGCTTCAGCTCGGCTACAGCCACGACGTCGATCTCGACGTGCCGGCAGGCCTCGAAGTGAAGACGCCCGATCAGACCACGGTCGAGATCACCGGCATCGACAAGCAGATGGTCGGCCAGTTCGCGGCCGAAGTTCGCCGCTGGCGGAAGCCCGAACCCTACAAGGGCAAGGGTATCAAGTATCGCGGCGAGTACATCTTCCGCAAGGAAGGGAAGAAGAAGTAA
- the rpsH gene encoding 30S ribosomal protein S8: MAMTDPLGDMLTRIRNGQQAKKDSVLSPASKLRANVLEVLCREGYIRGFSEDATGKHPQLRIELKYFEGEPAIKYVARVSKPGRRVYSGSKELPNVRNGLGITIVSTPKGVLSDAEARAQNVGGEVLAEVF; this comes from the coding sequence ATGGCTATGACCGATCCCCTGGGTGATATGCTCACCCGCATCCGCAACGGCCAGCAGGCGAAGAAGGATTCCGTCCTCTCGCCGGCTTCCAAGCTTCGCGCCAACGTGCTCGAAGTGCTCTGCCGCGAAGGCTATATCCGTGGTTTCTCGGAAGACGCCACGGGCAAGCACCCGCAGCTGCGGATCGAACTGAAGTATTTCGAAGGCGAGCCTGCCATCAAGTATGTGGCTCGCGTGTCCAAGCCCGGCCGCCGGGTCTATTCGGGTTCCAAGGAACTGCCGAATGTCCGCAATGGCCTGGGCATCACCATCGTCTCGACGCCCAAGGGTGTGCTTTCGGATGCCGAAGCCCGCGCCCAGAACGTCGGCGGCGAAGTGCTGGCGGAGGTGTTCTGA
- the rpsN gene encoding 30S ribosomal protein S14, producing the protein MAKLSSVNKNERRKQLVKKYAAKYAKLKAIADNESLDETERLMARLKLAEIPRNANPTRVRNRCATTGRPRGYYRKFGLCRVELRDLANKGLIPGVTKSSW; encoded by the coding sequence ATGGCGAAACTGAGTTCCGTGAACAAGAACGAGCGTCGTAAGCAGCTCGTGAAGAAGTATGCGGCGAAGTACGCGAAGCTGAAGGCGATTGCCGACAATGAGTCGCTCGATGAAACCGAGCGCCTGATGGCTCGCCTGAAGCTGGCGGAAATCCCGCGCAACGCGAATCCCACCCGCGTGCGCAACCGCTGCGCCACCACCGGCCGTCCGCGCGGCTATTATCGCAAGTTCGGCCTGTGCCGCGTCGAGCTGCGGGACCTGGCCAACAAGGGCCTGATCCCGGGCGTGACGAAGTCGAGCTGGTAA